CGATGAAATGCAGCGTCGTGGCGTGGGCACCCGTACCGGCCGGGAAATGGGCCACCTGGCGCAGAACGGCCCCGGCGGCATGCTCGAAGTGCTGGAACAGTTGCCCCGCCAGCGCAAGGTGCTGATACATATCAACAACACCAACCCGATCCTCGATGAAGACTCCGCCGAACGTGCCGAACTGGTACGCCGAAAGGTGGAAGTGGCTTACGACGGAATGAGTATTGAGCTGTAGGGCGAATCGCCCACAAGCTCGCCCCACGAGCCTTGGCCCCTTTGCGTAGGAGCGGGCTTGCCCGCGAAAGGGCTGCCCCCCGGAGAACACACATGACCGACACCCCGCTGTCCGCCGCCGAATTCGAGCAGGCACTGCGCGCCAAAGGCGCCTACTACCACATCCATCACCCTTATCACGTGGCGATGTATGAAGGCCGGGCGACCCGCGAGCAGATCCAGGGCTGGGTCGCCAACCGCTTCTATTACCAGGTGAACATCCCCATGAAGGACGCGGCGATCCTCGCCAACTGTCCGGACCGGGAGATTCGCCGCGAATGGATCCAGCGCCTGCTGGACCATGACGGCGCCCCGGGCGAGGACGGCGGCATCGAGGCCTGGCTGCGCCTGGGCCAGGCCGTGGGCCTGGACCCGGACCAGTTGCGCTCCCAGGAACTGGTGCTGCCCGGTGTGCGCTTTGCCGTGGACGCCTATGTCAATTTTGCTCGCCGGGCCAGTTGGCAGGAGGCGGCCAGCAGCTCGCTGACCGAACTGTTCGCGCCGCAAATCCACCAGTCGCGCCTGGACAGCTGGCCCCAGCATTACCCATGGATCGACCCCACTGGCTACGAGTACTTCCGCACCCGCCTGGGCCAGGCCCGCCGTGATGTCGAGCACGGCCTGGCGATCACCCTGCAGCACTACACCACCCGTGCCGGCCAGGAACGCATGCTGGAAATTCTCCAGTTCAAACTGGACATCCTTTGGAGCATGCTCGACGCCATGAGCATGGCCTATGAACTGAACCGCCCGCCCTATCACAGCGTCACCGATCAGCGGGTCTGGCATAAGGGGATCACCCTATGAGTTTCGACCGCAGTAAAACCCCACGCTGGCGCCCCGGCTACCGCTTCCAGTATGAACCGGCGCAAAAGGGCCACGTCCTGCTGTACCCCGAGGGCATGATCAAGCTCAACGACAGTGCCGCCCTGATTGGCGGCCTGATCGATGGCGAACGTGACGTGGCGGCGATCATCAGCGAGCTGGAAATCCAGTTCCCGGGGGTGGCCGAGCTCGGTGAAGATATCGAGCAGTTCATGGAGGTCGCCCGTGCTCAGCACTGGATCGAACTCGCCTGAACCGGCGGTTCTGCCCGGCAAACCGGAAGTTGGCCTGCCGCTGTGGCTGCTGGCCGAGCTGACCTACCGTTGCCC
The DNA window shown above is from Pseudomonas protegens CHA0 and carries:
- the pqqD gene encoding pyrroloquinoline quinone biosynthesis peptide chaperone PqqD: MSFDRSKTPRWRPGYRFQYEPAQKGHVLLYPEGMIKLNDSAALIGGLIDGERDVAAIISELEIQFPGVAELGEDIEQFMEVARAQHWIELA
- the pqqC gene encoding pyrroloquinoline-quinone synthase PqqC — encoded protein: MTDTPLSAAEFEQALRAKGAYYHIHHPYHVAMYEGRATREQIQGWVANRFYYQVNIPMKDAAILANCPDREIRREWIQRLLDHDGAPGEDGGIEAWLRLGQAVGLDPDQLRSQELVLPGVRFAVDAYVNFARRASWQEAASSSLTELFAPQIHQSRLDSWPQHYPWIDPTGYEYFRTRLGQARRDVEHGLAITLQHYTTRAGQERMLEILQFKLDILWSMLDAMSMAYELNRPPYHSVTDQRVWHKGITL